GTAGAGCAGCTCTTCCTTCGACCGGTAGTGGACGTAGACGGCTGCTGAGCTCATCCCGGCGGTCGACGCGATGTCGCGGGTCGTCGTCGCGTGGAACCCGCGTTCGGAGAAGGCTTCCAGGGCTGCGGCGAGGAGTCGGCCGCGAGTGGTCTCGGCTCGGGATGCGGACGGTTCGTCGGGCACGGGAATCCTCTCGATGGTCTCGCCTGCGGTGTGAGACGGGTCTAGTTCTGAAGAACAGTTGACGAACATCTCAGTGTCAGGCATTGTGAATCGTAACACTAAGCAAGCGCTTAGTAATCCACCGTGTTCACTTCAGGAGGCTATCCGTGGTTCAGATCGATCCCCAGCGTTTCAAGGGACAGTCCGCCATCGTCACCGGCGCCAGTCGCGGCATCGGACTGGCGATCGCCGAACGGCTCGTCGCCGAGGGCGCCAAGGTCACGATCACCGCACGCAAGCAGGACGCACTGGACGAGGCCGTTGCGCGCCTGGGAGGCTCCGATGTTGCACTCGCCGTCGCAGGCCGCGCCGACGATCCCGATCATCAGGCCGACACCGTCGCGAAGACGATCGAGGCATTCGGCAGCGCCGACCTCCTGGTCAACAACACCGGGATCAATCCGGTGTACGGCCCGATCATGCAGATCGACCCCGAGGCCGCCCGCAAGATCATGGACGTCAACGTCATCTCCGCGCTTCGCTGGACCCAAGCGGTCAACGCCGCGTGGCAGGCCGAGCACGGCGGCGCGATCGTCAACGTCGCATCGGTCGCCGGCCTCCGTCCCGCGCCCGGCATCGCGTTCTACGGAGTGTCTAAGGCCGCGGTCATCCACTTGACCGAAGAGCTCGCCTGGGAACTCGGCCCGCACATCCGGGTCAACGCAGTGGCTCCGGCGGTTGTCAAGACCAAGTTCGCGACCGCGCTCTACGAGGGGCGAGAGGACGAGGTCTCGCAGGCCTACCCGCTCAAGAGGCTCGGCGAGCCCGACGACATCGGTTCGGTCGTCGCCTTCCTGCTCTCGAACGACGCGGGCTGGATGACCGGCCAGACACTCGTCATCGACGGAGGCGTCACCCTGGGCGGTGGCGCCTGATGCCCGGCTTCGAACCCGCAGGCTCCACCGTTGTCGTGACGGGTGCGGGCAACGGAATCGGCGCCGGACTCGCAAGGTCGATGGCACGCAGGGGCGCACGTGTTGTGGTCGCCGATCTGGACGCCGACGGCGCGCAACGGACGGTCGACGAGATCGTCGCGGCAGGCGGCACCGCACTCGCGGCACCCGGCGACGCCGCGTCGCAGGAGGGGGTGGACGCACTCATCGCCGCCGCGCGAACTTCGTACGGCCCGATCGACGCATGGTTCGCCAACGCCGGCGTCGACCGAGGTCGGGGACTCGACGCGACCGACGCGGATTGGGACCTGTCGTGGAACGTCAACGTGCTCGCTCACGTGCACGCCGCGCGTCGCCTGGTTCCGGAGTGGATCGAACGTGGGGGAGGGCGCTTTGTCGTCACGGCCTCCGCGGCGGGCCTGCTCACCATGCTCGGCGCGCCCGCCTACTCGGTCACCAAGCATGGCGCAGTCGCATTCGCCGAATGGCTGTCCACCACGTACCGCCACCGTGGAGTCGTGGTGCAGGCGATCTGCCCGCAGGGTGTGCAGACTCGCATGCTCGCACAGTCGGGCGAGCTCGAGGAACTGCTCAGTCACGACGTCGCGCTGACCGTCGACGACGTCGCGGCAACCGTCGAGAAGGCTCTCCAGGGTGACGATTTCCTCATCCTGCCGCACGCCGAAGTGGCCGGCTACTACCAGGTGCGAGCCGCCAAGACCGACAAGTGGCTCGCCGGAATGAACAAGCTCCAGCAGCGGCTGGACGATGCGACCTCACAAGGAGACAAGCAGTGAAGGCATGGCACGCGACAAGCCTCGGCGAACCGTCCGCGGTCCTCGAAGCGGTCGAGATCGACACCCCCGCTCCGGGACGCGGCCAGGTGACAGTCCGCGTCCTCGCGTCGGCGGCGAACTTCCCCGACGTCCTGATGTGCCGGGGGCTGTACCAGGTGCGTCCGGAGCTCCCGTTCACGCCCGGCGTGGAACTGTGCGGTGAGATCACCGCACTCGGCGACGGCGTCGACGGCTTCGCAGTCGGCGACCGGGTGCTCGGTGGTGCGGTGCTGCCGTACGGCGGCTTCGGCGAATACGCGCTGATGTCGGCGGCCGAGACGTTCCCCGCCCCCGCCTCATTGGACGATGCGCAGGCTTCGTCGCTGTTCATCGGCTACCAGACCGGATGGTTCGGCCTGCATCGCCGCGCGAACATTCAGCCGGGGGAGACCCTGCTCGTCCATGCTGCGGCCGGTGGTGTCGGCAGCGCCGCCATTCAACTGGGCAAAGCCGCAGGGGCGCGTGTCATCGGAGTCGTCGGGGGAGAGGCGAAGGCCGACGTCGCCAGGAGACTCGGCGCGGACGTCGTCGTCGACCGACACACTCAGGACTTCGTCGAGGTCGTCAAGGCCGAGACGGGTGGCCGTGGTGCCGATGTGATCTACGATCCCGTGGGCGGCGACACCTACCTGCGGTCGACCAAGTGCATCGCCTTCGAGGGCCGAATCCTGGTGATCGGCTTCGCAGGCGGAGCGATCACCGAGACCGCTCTCAACCACGCACTCATCAAGAACTACTCGATCGTCGGCCTCCACTGGGGTCTCTACAACAAGATGGCCCCCGGG
This genomic window from Gordonia sp. PDNC005 contains:
- a CDS encoding SDR family oxidoreductase, producing MVQIDPQRFKGQSAIVTGASRGIGLAIAERLVAEGAKVTITARKQDALDEAVARLGGSDVALAVAGRADDPDHQADTVAKTIEAFGSADLLVNNTGINPVYGPIMQIDPEAARKIMDVNVISALRWTQAVNAAWQAEHGGAIVNVASVAGLRPAPGIAFYGVSKAAVIHLTEELAWELGPHIRVNAVAPAVVKTKFATALYEGREDEVSQAYPLKRLGEPDDIGSVVAFLLSNDAGWMTGQTLVIDGGVTLGGGA
- a CDS encoding SDR family oxidoreductase, whose amino-acid sequence is MPGFEPAGSTVVVTGAGNGIGAGLARSMARRGARVVVADLDADGAQRTVDEIVAAGGTALAAPGDAASQEGVDALIAAARTSYGPIDAWFANAGVDRGRGLDATDADWDLSWNVNVLAHVHAARRLVPEWIERGGGRFVVTASAAGLLTMLGAPAYSVTKHGAVAFAEWLSTTYRHRGVVVQAICPQGVQTRMLAQSGELEELLSHDVALTVDDVAATVEKALQGDDFLILPHAEVAGYYQVRAAKTDKWLAGMNKLQQRLDDATSQGDKQ
- a CDS encoding NADPH:quinone oxidoreductase family protein, translating into MKAWHATSLGEPSAVLEAVEIDTPAPGRGQVTVRVLASAANFPDVLMCRGLYQVRPELPFTPGVELCGEITALGDGVDGFAVGDRVLGGAVLPYGGFGEYALMSAAETFPAPASLDDAQASSLFIGYQTGWFGLHRRANIQPGETLLVHAAAGGVGSAAIQLGKAAGARVIGVVGGEAKADVARRLGADVVVDRHTQDFVEVVKAETGGRGADVIYDPVGGDTYLRSTKCIAFEGRILVIGFAGGAITETALNHALIKNYSIVGLHWGLYNKMAPGLVGECHTELTRLADAGAIAPLVSERLALADVPDGLQRLADGVTVGRVVYEGGV